The following proteins come from a genomic window of Pseudomonas sp. WJP1:
- a CDS encoding NAD-glutamate dehydrogenase: MAFFTAASKADFQHQLQAALAQHISEQALPQVALFAEQFFGIISLDELTQRRLSDLAGCTLSAWRLLERFDHAQPQVRVYNPDYERHGWQSTHTAVEVLHHDLPFLVDSVRTELNRRGYSIHTLQTTVLSVRRGSKGELLEILPKGTQGDDVLQESLMYLEIDRCANTAELNVLTRELEQVLGEVRVAVSDFEPMKAKVQEILTNLDNSQFAIDADEKSEIKGFLEWLVGNHFTFLGYEEFVVSDEADGGHIVYDKDSFLGLTKLLRAGLSYDDLRIEDYAVNYLREPTLLSFAKAAHPSRVHRPAYPDYVSIREIDANGKVIKECRFMGLYTSSVYGESVRVIPYIRRKVAEIERRSGFQAKAHLGKELAQVLEVLPRDDLFQTPVDELFSTVMSIVQIQERNKIRVFLRKDPYGRFCYCLAYVPRDIYSTEVRQKIQQVLMDRLKASDCEFWTFFSESVLARVQLILRVDPKNRIDIDPQQLENEVIQACRSWQDDYSALTVETFGEAHGTNVLADFPKGFPAGYRERFAAHSAVVDMQHLLNLNEKNPLVMSFYQPLGQVGQRELHCKLYHADTPLALSDVLPILENLGLRVLGEFPYRLRHNSGREFWIHDFAFTAAEGLDLDIQQLNDTLQDAFVHIVRGDAENDAFNRLVLTAGLPWRDVALLRAYARYLKQIRLGFDLGYIASTLNNHTDIARELTRLFKTRFYLARKLSSDDLEQRLEHAILTALDDVQVLNEDRILRRYLDLIKATLRTNFYQTDANGHNKSYFSFKFNPHLIPELPKPVPKFEIFVYSPRVEGVHLRFGNVARGGLRWSDREEDFRTEVLGLVKAQQVKNSVIVPVGAKGGFLPRRLPLGGSRDEIAAEGIACYRIFISGLLDITDNLKDGALVPPANVVRHDDDDPYLVVAADKGTATFSDIANGIAIDYGFWLGDAFASGGSAGYDHKKMGITAKGAWVGVQRHFRERGINVQEDSITVVGVGDMAGDVFGNGLLMSDKLQLVAAFNHLHIFIDPNPNPATSFAERQRLFDLPRSAWSDYDTSIMSEGGGIFSRSAKSIAISPQMQERFDIQADKLTPTELLNALLKAPVDLLWNGGIGTYVKASSESHADVGDKANDALRVNGNELRCKVVGEGGNLGMTQLGRVEFGLNGGGSNTDFIDNAGGVDCSDHEVNIKILLNEVVQAGDMTDKQRNQLLASMTDEVGGLVLGNNYKQTQALSLAARRALPRIAEYKRLMNDLEGRGKLDRAIEFLPAEEAINERVAAGHGLTRAELSVLISYSKIDLKEQLLGSLVPDDDYLTRDMETAFPPTLVSKFSEAMRRHRLKREIVSTQIANDLVNHMGITFVQRLKESTGMSPANVAGAYVIVRDIFHLPHWFRQIENLDYKVSADVQLELMDELMRLGRRATRWFLRARRNEQNAARDVAHFGPHLAALGLKLDELLSGEIRETWQTRYQAYVAAGVPELLARMVAGTTHLYTLLPIIEASDVTGQDPADVAKAYFAVGSALDITWYLQQISALPVENNWQALAREAFRDDVDWQQRAITISVLQEGNGTQDVETRLASWMAQHESMIGRWRAMLVEIRAASGTDYAMYAVANRELLDLALSGQAVVPVTANASAELEPAA, from the coding sequence ATGGCGTTCTTCACCGCAGCCAGCAAAGCCGACTTCCAGCACCAACTGCAAGCGGCACTGGCGCAGCACATCAGTGAACAGGCACTGCCACAAGTGGCGCTGTTCGCTGAACAATTCTTCGGCATCATTTCCCTGGATGAACTGACCCAACGTCGGTTGTCAGACCTCGCTGGCTGTACCCTTTCTGCGTGGCGCCTGCTTGAGCGCTTCGATCACGCGCAACCGCAAGTGCGCGTCTACAACCCCGATTACGAACGCCACGGCTGGCAGTCGACCCACACCGCGGTCGAAGTGCTGCACCACGACCTGCCGTTCCTGGTGGACTCGGTGCGTACCGAGCTGAACCGTCGCGGCTACAGCATCCACACCCTGCAAACCACCGTGCTGAGCGTGCGTCGCGGCAGCAAGGGCGAGTTGCTGGAAATCCTGCCTAAAGGCACCCAGGGCGACGACGTGCTGCAAGAGTCGTTGATGTACCTGGAAATCGACCGTTGCGCCAACACCGCCGAACTGAATGTGCTGACCCGGGAACTGGAGCAGGTGCTGGGCGAAGTGCGCGTCGCGGTGAGCGACTTCGAACCGATGAAAGCCAAGGTGCAGGAAATCCTCACCAACCTGGACAACAGCCAGTTCGCCATCGATGCCGACGAAAAGAGCGAAATCAAGGGTTTCCTCGAATGGCTGGTGGGCAACCACTTCACCTTCCTGGGCTACGAAGAGTTCGTGGTCAGCGATGAAGCCGATGGCGGCCACATCGTCTATGACAAGGATTCCTTCCTTGGCCTGACCAAACTGCTGCGCGCCGGCCTGAGCTACGACGACCTGCGCATCGAAGACTACGCCGTGAACTACCTGCGCGAACCGACCCTGCTGTCGTTCGCCAAGGCCGCGCACCCAAGCCGTGTACACCGCCCGGCTTACCCGGACTACGTGTCGATCCGTGAAATCGATGCCAACGGCAAGGTCATCAAGGAATGCCGTTTCATGGGCCTGTACACCTCCTCGGTGTATGGCGAGAGCGTGCGGGTGATCCCGTACATCCGCCGCAAGGTCGCGGAAATCGAACGCCGTTCGGGCTTCCAGGCCAAGGCTCACCTGGGCAAGGAACTGGCACAGGTGCTCGAAGTGTTGCCGCGCGACGACCTGTTCCAGACTCCGGTGGACGAGCTGTTCAGCACCGTGATGTCGATCGTGCAGATCCAGGAACGCAACAAGATCCGCGTGTTCCTGCGCAAGGATCCGTACGGCCGTTTCTGCTACTGCCTGGCCTACGTGCCGCGTGATATCTACTCCACCGAAGTGCGGCAGAAGATCCAGCAAGTGCTGATGGATCGCCTCAAGGCCTCGGATTGCGAGTTCTGGACCTTCTTCTCCGAGTCCGTGCTGGCCCGCGTGCAGCTGATTTTGCGCGTCGACCCGAAAAACCGCATCGACATCGACCCGCAGCAACTGGAAAACGAAGTGATCCAGGCGTGCCGCAGCTGGCAGGACGATTACTCGGCCCTGACCGTCGAAACCTTCGGCGAGGCCCATGGCACCAATGTGCTGGCCGACTTCCCGAAAGGCTTCCCGGCCGGTTACCGCGAGCGTTTCGCCGCGCATTCGGCTGTGGTCGACATGCAGCACCTGCTGAACCTCAACGAAAAAAATCCGCTGGTGATGAGCTTCTACCAGCCGCTGGGCCAGGTCGGCCAGCGTGAGCTGCATTGCAAGCTGTACCACGCCGATACCCCGTTGGCCCTGTCCGACGTGTTGCCGATCCTGGAAAACCTCGGCCTGCGCGTGCTGGGTGAGTTCCCGTACCGCCTGCGCCACAACAGTGGCCGCGAGTTCTGGATTCACGACTTCGCCTTCACCGCGGCCGAAGGCCTGGACCTGGACATCCAGCAACTCAACGACACCCTGCAGGACGCGTTCGTCCACATCGTGCGCGGCGATGCCGAGAACGATGCGTTCAACCGCCTGGTACTGACTGCCGGCCTGCCATGGCGCGACGTGGCGCTGCTGCGTGCCTACGCCCGTTACCTCAAGCAGATTCGCCTGGGCTTCGACCTGGGCTACATCGCCAGCACCCTGAACAACCACACCGACATCGCCCGGGAATTGACCCGGTTGTTCAAGACCCGTTTCTACCTGGCGCGCAAGCTCAGCAGCGACGATCTGGAACAGCGTCTGGAACATGCGATCCTGACCGCACTGGACGACGTCCAGGTGTTGAACGAAGACCGCATCCTGCGTCGCTACCTGGACCTGATCAAGGCCACCCTGCGCACCAACTTCTACCAGACCGACGCAAACGGCCATAACAAGTCGTACTTCAGCTTCAAGTTCAACCCGCACTTGATTCCTGAACTGCCCAAGCCTGTGCCGAAGTTCGAAATCTTCGTTTACTCGCCGCGCGTCGAAGGCGTGCACCTGCGCTTCGGCAACGTTGCCCGTGGTGGCCTGCGCTGGTCGGACCGTGAAGAAGACTTCCGTACCGAAGTCCTGGGCCTGGTAAAAGCCCAGCAAGTGAAGAACTCGGTCATCGTGCCGGTGGGCGCCAAGGGCGGCTTCCTGCCGCGTCGCCTGCCACTGGGCGGCAGCCGGGACGAGATCGCAGCCGAGGGCATCGCCTGCTACCGCATCTTCATTTCCGGCCTGTTGGACATCACCGACAACCTGAAGGACGGCGCCCTGGTGCCGCCGGCCAACGTCGTGCGCCATGACGACGATGACCCGTACCTGGTAGTGGCCGCGGACAAGGGCACCGCGACCTTCTCCGACATCGCCAACGGCATCGCCATCGACTACGGCTTCTGGCTGGGTGACGCGTTTGCGTCCGGTGGTTCGGCCGGTTACGACCACAAGAAAATGGGCATCACCGCCAAGGGCGCGTGGGTTGGCGTACAGCGCCACTTCCGCGAGCGCGGCATCAATGTCCAGGAAGACAGCATCACCGTGGTCGGCGTCGGCGACATGGCCGGTGACGTGTTCGGTAACGGCTTGTTGATGTCCGACAAGCTGCAACTGGTCGCGGCGTTCAACCACCTGCACATCTTCATCGACCCGAACCCGAACCCCGCGACCAGCTTCGCCGAGCGCCAGCGCCTGTTCGACCTGCCACGTTCGGCCTGGTCGGACTACGACACCAGCATCATGTCCGAAGGCGGCGGTATCTTCTCCCGTAGCGCCAAGAGCATCGCGATTTCCCCGCAGATGCAGGAACGCTTCGACATCCAGGCCGACAAGCTGACCCCGACCGAACTGCTCAACGCCTTGCTCAAGGCACCGGTGGACCTGTTGTGGAACGGCGGTATCGGTACTTACGTCAAGGCCAGCAGCGAAAGCCACGCCGATGTCGGCGACAAGGCCAACGATGCACTGCGCGTGAACGGCAACGAACTGCGCTGCAAAGTGGTGGGCGAGGGCGGTAACCTCGGCATGACCCAGCTGGGTCGTGTGGAATTCGGCCTCAATGGCGGCGGTTCCAACACCGACTTCATCGACAACGCTGGTGGCGTGGACTGCTCCGACCACGAAGTGAACATCAAGATCCTGCTGAACGAAGTGGTTCAGGCCGGCGACATGACCGACAAGCAGCGCAACCAGTTGCTGGCGAGCATGACCGACGAAGTCGGTGGCCTGGTGTTGGGCAACAACTACAAGCAGACCCAGGCACTGTCCCTGGCGGCCCGTCGCGCCTTGCCGCGGATTGCCGAATACAAGCGCCTGATGAACGATCTGGAAGGTCGCGGCAAGCTGGATCGCGCCATCGAGTTCCTGCCGGCTGAAGAAGCGATCAACGAGCGCGTCGCGGCGGGCCATGGCCTGACCCGTGCCGAGCTGTCGGTGCTGATCTCCTACAGCAAGATCGACCTCAAGGAGCAGCTGCTGGGCTCCCTGGTGCCGGACGACGACTACCTGACCCGCGACATGGAAACCGCTTTCCCGCCGACCCTGGTGAGCAAGTTCTCCGAAGCCATGCGCCGTCACCGCCTGAAGCGCGAAATCGTCAGCACCCAGATCGCCAACGACCTGGTCAACCACATGGGCATCACCTTCGTTCAGCGACTCAAGGAGTCGACCGGCATGAGCCCGGCGAACGTGGCCGGTGCCTACGTGATCGTGCGTGACATTTTCCATCTCCCGCACTGGTTCCGTCAGATCGAAAACCTGGACTACAAGGTTTCCGCCGACGTGCAACTGGAGCTGATGGACGAGCTGATGCGCCTGGGCCGTCGCGCCACGCGCTGGTTCCTGCGTGCCCGTCGCAACGAGCAGAACGCTGCCCGTGACGTCGCGCATTTCGGTCCGCACCTGGCGGCGTTGGGCCTCAAGCTCGACGAACTGCTCAGTGGCGAGATCCGCGAAACCTGGCAGACCCGTTATCAGGCGTACGTCGCAGCCGGTGTGCCGGAGTTGCTGGCACGCATGGTGGCTGGCACCACGCACCTGTACACCCTGCTGCCGATCATCGAGGCCTCCGACGTGACCGGCCAGGATCCTGCGGACGTGGCCAAGGCCTACTTCGCCGTGGGCAGTGCGCTGGACATCACCTGGTACCTGCAACAGATCAGTGCCCTGCCGGTGGAAAACAACTGGCAGGCCCTGGCCCGTGAAGCGTTCCGCGATGACGTCGACTGGCAGCAACGTGCGATCACCATCTCGGTCCTGCAAGAGGGCAACGGCACCCAGGACGTGGAAACACGCCTGGCGTCGTGGATGGCGCAGCACGAAAGCATGATCGGACGCTGGCGCGCCATGCTGGTGGAGATTCGTGCCGCCAGCGGTACGGACTACGCCATGTACGCGGTAGCCAACCGTGAGTTGCTGGACCTGGCGTTGAGTGGACAAGCGGTGGTGCCAGTCACTGCCAATGCCAGCGCCGAGCTGGAACCGGCGGCCTGA